The Channa argus isolate prfri chromosome 22, Channa argus male v1.0, whole genome shotgun sequence genome has a window encoding:
- the ccdc61 gene encoding centrosomal protein CCDC61 isoform X1: MEEGSEVMEDVVFRGAAFSVKIEVDKGLLIVEISDSTTADQWRGEFDPAYIEDLTRKTGNFKQFPIFCNMLESAVRKTSDSVTLDLLTYADLELLRNRKAGVVSRPRGHQQSSALTSKRYLILIYTVEFDRIHYPLPLPYVGKPDPAALQKEVRSLRAELSALTSHGVNKSAELEIQRLRADLARVKEEKEAMAKVLEQLQIRASESTPGRGDWGVRDVVRALEEQLVKERVKSQRSASKRCHEQQLLMEQLEELRASECALRVRVKSLTNELALLRRGLDNLSARITPVSGHISSQTDGEVYRSLSHERKPGYGTVRARSGSRERRENRGQRSEERGRRADSTGQRARIPRPSPSPTGLRVPRFDPTAYIQDRQRRQKEAELKKLRKARRDMLTSPIVPERGRSRSREAYPQMARSGSRGRSLSLERRGSRNSSEGSLVDIDEMAKTLFRGRKPAYNGPGMVSDRSRGGLVTRKPLCSTPSHRMKDKESSLDSGAELSEIDARLQALQEYMRDLDTGH, translated from the exons ATGGAGGAAGGCTCTGAGGTGATGGAGGATGTTGTATTTCGAGGGGCAGCGTTTTctgtgaagatagaggtggacAAAGGTTTGCTCATAGTCGAAATCTCAGACTCCACAACGGCAGATCAGTGGAGAGGAGAATTTGATCCAGCAT ACATTGAGGATCTAACTCGCAAAACTGGCAATTTCAAACAGTTTCCCATTTTCTGCAATATGCTGGAATCAGCTGTTAGAAAG ACAAGTGATTCTGTTACCCTCGACCTCCTGACATATGCTGACCTGGAGTTGCTGCGCAACAGAAAAGCAGGAGTGGTCAGTCGTCCTCGTGGCCATCAGCAGTCATCTGCTCTCACTTCCAAAAGATATCTAATCCTTATATACACTGTGGAGTTTGATAG GATACATTACCCTTTACCTTTGCCCTATGTGGGTAAACCTGATCCGGCTGCCCTGCAGAAAGAAGTCAGATCCCTCAGGGCCGAGCTCAGCGCCCTCACCTCTCATGGAGTTAACAAATCTGCAGAACTAGAAATACAGCGGCTACGAGCAGA TCTGGCTCGGgtgaaggaggagaaggaggccaTGGCTAAAGTTCTGGAGCAACTACAGATCCGTGCAAGTGAATCTACTCCTGGGCGAGGGGACTGGGGGGTCCGAGATGTGGTGAGGGCACTAGAGGAACAGCTTGTCAAGGAGAGGGTGAAAAGTCAACGCTCGGCAAGCAAGAGATGCCATGAGCAGCAGCTCTTAATGGAGCAG TTGGAGGAGTTGAGGGCATCAGAGTGTGCTCTCCGTGTTCGTGTCAAGAGTCTCACGAATGAGCTGGCGTTACTACGGAGAGGGTTAGACAATCTAAGCGC aAGAATTACTCCTGTGTCTGGTCACATCAGCTCTCAAACTGATGGGGAAGTCTATCGTTCTCTGTCGCACGAGAGGAAGCCAGGTTATGGGACGGTAAGAGCTCGCTCAGGATCCAGAGAACGAAGAGAGAACAGAGGCCAAAGGtcagaggaaagaggaaggaGAGCAGACTCTACAGGACAACGTGCTCGCATACCCAGGCCATCACCTTCTCCTACTG GGTTACGGGTACCACGCTTTGACCCAACTGCTTATATCCAGGACAGGCAGCGCAGACAGAAAGAGGCAGAACTTAAAAA ACTGAGGAAGGCACGAAGGGACATGTTGACATCTCCCATTGTCCCTGAAAGGGGGCGTTCGCGTTCCAGAGAGGCCTATCCTCAGATGGCCCGGTCTGGCAGTAGAGGGAGAAGTTTATCTTTGGAGCGGAGAGGGAGCAGGAACTCATCTGAAGGCTCATTAGTGGATATAGATGAAATGGCCAAAACTCTATTCAG AGGAAGAAAACCAGCCTACAATGGACCTGGCATGGTGAGTGACAGG TCAAGAGGAGGCCTTGTAACCAGGAAGCCATTATGCAGTACTCCATCACATAGAATGAAAGACAAAG AGAGCTCTTTAGATTCAGGTGCTGAGCTGTCTGAGATTGATGCCAGGCTGCAGGCACTTCAGGAATACATGAGGGACCTGGATACAGGACACTGA
- the ccdc61 gene encoding centrosomal protein CCDC61 isoform X5, which yields MEEGSEVMEDVVFRGAAFSVKIEVDKGLLIVEISDSTTADQWRGEFDPAYIEDLTRKTGNFKQFPIFCNMLESAVRKTSDSVTLDLLTYADLELLRNRKAGVVSRPRGHQQSSALTSKRYLILIYTVEFDRIHYPLPLPYVGKPDPAALQKEVRSLRAELSALTSHGVNKSAELEIQRLRADLARVKEEKEAMAKVLEQLQIRASESTPGRGDWGVRDVVRALEEQLVKERVKSQRSASKRCHEQQLLMEQLEELRASECALRVRVKSLTNELALLRRGLDNLSARITPVSGHISSQTDGEVYRSLSHERKPGYGTVRARSGSRERRENRGQRSEERGRRADSTGQRARIPRPSPSPTGLRVPRFDPTAYIQDRQRRQKEAELKKGRSRSREAYPQMARSGSRGRSLSLERRGSRNSSEGSLVDIDEMAKTLFRGRKPAYNGPGMVSDRSRGGLVTRKPLCSTPSHRMKDKESSLDSGAELSEIDARLQALQEYMRDLDTGH from the exons ATGGAGGAAGGCTCTGAGGTGATGGAGGATGTTGTATTTCGAGGGGCAGCGTTTTctgtgaagatagaggtggacAAAGGTTTGCTCATAGTCGAAATCTCAGACTCCACAACGGCAGATCAGTGGAGAGGAGAATTTGATCCAGCAT ACATTGAGGATCTAACTCGCAAAACTGGCAATTTCAAACAGTTTCCCATTTTCTGCAATATGCTGGAATCAGCTGTTAGAAAG ACAAGTGATTCTGTTACCCTCGACCTCCTGACATATGCTGACCTGGAGTTGCTGCGCAACAGAAAAGCAGGAGTGGTCAGTCGTCCTCGTGGCCATCAGCAGTCATCTGCTCTCACTTCCAAAAGATATCTAATCCTTATATACACTGTGGAGTTTGATAG GATACATTACCCTTTACCTTTGCCCTATGTGGGTAAACCTGATCCGGCTGCCCTGCAGAAAGAAGTCAGATCCCTCAGGGCCGAGCTCAGCGCCCTCACCTCTCATGGAGTTAACAAATCTGCAGAACTAGAAATACAGCGGCTACGAGCAGA TCTGGCTCGGgtgaaggaggagaaggaggccaTGGCTAAAGTTCTGGAGCAACTACAGATCCGTGCAAGTGAATCTACTCCTGGGCGAGGGGACTGGGGGGTCCGAGATGTGGTGAGGGCACTAGAGGAACAGCTTGTCAAGGAGAGGGTGAAAAGTCAACGCTCGGCAAGCAAGAGATGCCATGAGCAGCAGCTCTTAATGGAGCAG TTGGAGGAGTTGAGGGCATCAGAGTGTGCTCTCCGTGTTCGTGTCAAGAGTCTCACGAATGAGCTGGCGTTACTACGGAGAGGGTTAGACAATCTAAGCGC aAGAATTACTCCTGTGTCTGGTCACATCAGCTCTCAAACTGATGGGGAAGTCTATCGTTCTCTGTCGCACGAGAGGAAGCCAGGTTATGGGACGGTAAGAGCTCGCTCAGGATCCAGAGAACGAAGAGAGAACAGAGGCCAAAGGtcagaggaaagaggaaggaGAGCAGACTCTACAGGACAACGTGCTCGCATACCCAGGCCATCACCTTCTCCTACTG GGTTACGGGTACCACGCTTTGACCCAACTGCTTATATCCAGGACAGGCAGCGCAGACAGAAAGAGGCAGAACTTAAAAA GGGGCGTTCGCGTTCCAGAGAGGCCTATCCTCAGATGGCCCGGTCTGGCAGTAGAGGGAGAAGTTTATCTTTGGAGCGGAGAGGGAGCAGGAACTCATCTGAAGGCTCATTAGTGGATATAGATGAAATGGCCAAAACTCTATTCAG AGGAAGAAAACCAGCCTACAATGGACCTGGCATGGTGAGTGACAGG TCAAGAGGAGGCCTTGTAACCAGGAAGCCATTATGCAGTACTCCATCACATAGAATGAAAGACAAAG AGAGCTCTTTAGATTCAGGTGCTGAGCTGTCTGAGATTGATGCCAGGCTGCAGGCACTTCAGGAATACATGAGGGACCTGGATACAGGACACTGA
- the ccdc61 gene encoding centrosomal protein CCDC61 isoform X2 translates to MEEGSEVMEDVVFRGAAFSVKIEVDKGLLIVEISDSTTADQWRGEFDPAYIEDLTRKTGNFKQFPIFCNMLESAVRKTSDSVTLDLLTYADLELLRNRKAGVVSRPRGHQQSSALTSKRYLILIYTVEFDRIHYPLPLPYVGKPDPAALQKEVRSLRAELSALTSHGVNKSAELEIQRLRADLARVKEEKEAMAKVLEQLQIRASESTPGRGDWGVRDVVRALEEQLVKERVKSQRSASKRCHEQQLLMEQLEELRASECALRVRVKSLTNELALLRRGLDNLSARITPVSGHISSQTDGEVYRSLSHERKPGYGTVRARSGSRERRENRGQRSEERGRRADSTGQRARIPRPSPSPTGLRVPRFDPTAYIQDRQRRQKEAELKKLRKARRDMLTSPIVPERGRSRSREAYPQMARSGSRGRSLSLERRGSRNSSEGSLVDIDEMAKTLFRGRKPAYNGPGMSRGGLVTRKPLCSTPSHRMKDKESSLDSGAELSEIDARLQALQEYMRDLDTGH, encoded by the exons ATGGAGGAAGGCTCTGAGGTGATGGAGGATGTTGTATTTCGAGGGGCAGCGTTTTctgtgaagatagaggtggacAAAGGTTTGCTCATAGTCGAAATCTCAGACTCCACAACGGCAGATCAGTGGAGAGGAGAATTTGATCCAGCAT ACATTGAGGATCTAACTCGCAAAACTGGCAATTTCAAACAGTTTCCCATTTTCTGCAATATGCTGGAATCAGCTGTTAGAAAG ACAAGTGATTCTGTTACCCTCGACCTCCTGACATATGCTGACCTGGAGTTGCTGCGCAACAGAAAAGCAGGAGTGGTCAGTCGTCCTCGTGGCCATCAGCAGTCATCTGCTCTCACTTCCAAAAGATATCTAATCCTTATATACACTGTGGAGTTTGATAG GATACATTACCCTTTACCTTTGCCCTATGTGGGTAAACCTGATCCGGCTGCCCTGCAGAAAGAAGTCAGATCCCTCAGGGCCGAGCTCAGCGCCCTCACCTCTCATGGAGTTAACAAATCTGCAGAACTAGAAATACAGCGGCTACGAGCAGA TCTGGCTCGGgtgaaggaggagaaggaggccaTGGCTAAAGTTCTGGAGCAACTACAGATCCGTGCAAGTGAATCTACTCCTGGGCGAGGGGACTGGGGGGTCCGAGATGTGGTGAGGGCACTAGAGGAACAGCTTGTCAAGGAGAGGGTGAAAAGTCAACGCTCGGCAAGCAAGAGATGCCATGAGCAGCAGCTCTTAATGGAGCAG TTGGAGGAGTTGAGGGCATCAGAGTGTGCTCTCCGTGTTCGTGTCAAGAGTCTCACGAATGAGCTGGCGTTACTACGGAGAGGGTTAGACAATCTAAGCGC aAGAATTACTCCTGTGTCTGGTCACATCAGCTCTCAAACTGATGGGGAAGTCTATCGTTCTCTGTCGCACGAGAGGAAGCCAGGTTATGGGACGGTAAGAGCTCGCTCAGGATCCAGAGAACGAAGAGAGAACAGAGGCCAAAGGtcagaggaaagaggaaggaGAGCAGACTCTACAGGACAACGTGCTCGCATACCCAGGCCATCACCTTCTCCTACTG GGTTACGGGTACCACGCTTTGACCCAACTGCTTATATCCAGGACAGGCAGCGCAGACAGAAAGAGGCAGAACTTAAAAA ACTGAGGAAGGCACGAAGGGACATGTTGACATCTCCCATTGTCCCTGAAAGGGGGCGTTCGCGTTCCAGAGAGGCCTATCCTCAGATGGCCCGGTCTGGCAGTAGAGGGAGAAGTTTATCTTTGGAGCGGAGAGGGAGCAGGAACTCATCTGAAGGCTCATTAGTGGATATAGATGAAATGGCCAAAACTCTATTCAG AGGAAGAAAACCAGCCTACAATGGACCTGGCATG TCAAGAGGAGGCCTTGTAACCAGGAAGCCATTATGCAGTACTCCATCACATAGAATGAAAGACAAAG AGAGCTCTTTAGATTCAGGTGCTGAGCTGTCTGAGATTGATGCCAGGCTGCAGGCACTTCAGGAATACATGAGGGACCTGGATACAGGACACTGA
- the ccdc61 gene encoding centrosomal protein CCDC61 isoform X3, which produces MEEGSEVMEDVVFRGAAFSVKIEVDKGLLIVEISDSTTADQWRGEFDPAYIEDLTRKTGNFKQFPIFCNMLESAVRKTSDSVTLDLLTYADLELLRNRKAGVVSRPRGHQQSSALTSKRYLILIYTVEFDRIHYPLPLPYVGKPDPAALQKEVRSLRAELSALTSHGVNKSAELEIQRLRADLARVKEEKEAMAKVLEQLQIRASESTPGRGDWGVRDVVRALEEQLVKERVKSQRSASKRCHEQQLLMEQLEELRASECALRVRVKSLTNELALLRRGRITPVSGHISSQTDGEVYRSLSHERKPGYGTVRARSGSRERRENRGQRSEERGRRADSTGQRARIPRPSPSPTGLRVPRFDPTAYIQDRQRRQKEAELKKLRKARRDMLTSPIVPERGRSRSREAYPQMARSGSRGRSLSLERRGSRNSSEGSLVDIDEMAKTLFRGRKPAYNGPGMVSDRSRGGLVTRKPLCSTPSHRMKDKESSLDSGAELSEIDARLQALQEYMRDLDTGH; this is translated from the exons ATGGAGGAAGGCTCTGAGGTGATGGAGGATGTTGTATTTCGAGGGGCAGCGTTTTctgtgaagatagaggtggacAAAGGTTTGCTCATAGTCGAAATCTCAGACTCCACAACGGCAGATCAGTGGAGAGGAGAATTTGATCCAGCAT ACATTGAGGATCTAACTCGCAAAACTGGCAATTTCAAACAGTTTCCCATTTTCTGCAATATGCTGGAATCAGCTGTTAGAAAG ACAAGTGATTCTGTTACCCTCGACCTCCTGACATATGCTGACCTGGAGTTGCTGCGCAACAGAAAAGCAGGAGTGGTCAGTCGTCCTCGTGGCCATCAGCAGTCATCTGCTCTCACTTCCAAAAGATATCTAATCCTTATATACACTGTGGAGTTTGATAG GATACATTACCCTTTACCTTTGCCCTATGTGGGTAAACCTGATCCGGCTGCCCTGCAGAAAGAAGTCAGATCCCTCAGGGCCGAGCTCAGCGCCCTCACCTCTCATGGAGTTAACAAATCTGCAGAACTAGAAATACAGCGGCTACGAGCAGA TCTGGCTCGGgtgaaggaggagaaggaggccaTGGCTAAAGTTCTGGAGCAACTACAGATCCGTGCAAGTGAATCTACTCCTGGGCGAGGGGACTGGGGGGTCCGAGATGTGGTGAGGGCACTAGAGGAACAGCTTGTCAAGGAGAGGGTGAAAAGTCAACGCTCGGCAAGCAAGAGATGCCATGAGCAGCAGCTCTTAATGGAGCAG TTGGAGGAGTTGAGGGCATCAGAGTGTGCTCTCCGTGTTCGTGTCAAGAGTCTCACGAATGAGCTGGCGTTACTACGGAGAGG aAGAATTACTCCTGTGTCTGGTCACATCAGCTCTCAAACTGATGGGGAAGTCTATCGTTCTCTGTCGCACGAGAGGAAGCCAGGTTATGGGACGGTAAGAGCTCGCTCAGGATCCAGAGAACGAAGAGAGAACAGAGGCCAAAGGtcagaggaaagaggaaggaGAGCAGACTCTACAGGACAACGTGCTCGCATACCCAGGCCATCACCTTCTCCTACTG GGTTACGGGTACCACGCTTTGACCCAACTGCTTATATCCAGGACAGGCAGCGCAGACAGAAAGAGGCAGAACTTAAAAA ACTGAGGAAGGCACGAAGGGACATGTTGACATCTCCCATTGTCCCTGAAAGGGGGCGTTCGCGTTCCAGAGAGGCCTATCCTCAGATGGCCCGGTCTGGCAGTAGAGGGAGAAGTTTATCTTTGGAGCGGAGAGGGAGCAGGAACTCATCTGAAGGCTCATTAGTGGATATAGATGAAATGGCCAAAACTCTATTCAG AGGAAGAAAACCAGCCTACAATGGACCTGGCATGGTGAGTGACAGG TCAAGAGGAGGCCTTGTAACCAGGAAGCCATTATGCAGTACTCCATCACATAGAATGAAAGACAAAG AGAGCTCTTTAGATTCAGGTGCTGAGCTGTCTGAGATTGATGCCAGGCTGCAGGCACTTCAGGAATACATGAGGGACCTGGATACAGGACACTGA
- the ccdc61 gene encoding centrosomal protein CCDC61 isoform X4, with translation MEEGSEVMEDVVFRGAAFSVKIEVDKGLLIVEISDSTTADQWRGEFDPAYIEDLTRKTGNFKQFPIFCNMLESAVRKTSDSVTLDLLTYADLELLRNRKAGVVSRPRGHQQSSALTSKRYLILIYTVEFDRIHYPLPLPYVGKPDPAALQKEVRSLRAELSALTSHGVNKSAELEIQRLRADLARVKEEKEAMAKVLEQLQIRASESTPGRGDWGVRDVVRALEEQLVKERVKSQRSASKRCHEQQLLMEQLEELRASECALRVRVKSLTNELALLRRGRITPVSGHISSQTDGEVYRSLSHERKPGYGTVRARSGSRERRENRGQRSEERGRRADSTGQRARIPRPSPSPTGLRVPRFDPTAYIQDRQRRQKEAELKKLRKARRDMLTSPIVPERGRSRSREAYPQMARSGSRGRSLSLERRGSRNSSEGSLVDIDEMAKTLFRGRKPAYNGPGMSRGGLVTRKPLCSTPSHRMKDKESSLDSGAELSEIDARLQALQEYMRDLDTGH, from the exons ATGGAGGAAGGCTCTGAGGTGATGGAGGATGTTGTATTTCGAGGGGCAGCGTTTTctgtgaagatagaggtggacAAAGGTTTGCTCATAGTCGAAATCTCAGACTCCACAACGGCAGATCAGTGGAGAGGAGAATTTGATCCAGCAT ACATTGAGGATCTAACTCGCAAAACTGGCAATTTCAAACAGTTTCCCATTTTCTGCAATATGCTGGAATCAGCTGTTAGAAAG ACAAGTGATTCTGTTACCCTCGACCTCCTGACATATGCTGACCTGGAGTTGCTGCGCAACAGAAAAGCAGGAGTGGTCAGTCGTCCTCGTGGCCATCAGCAGTCATCTGCTCTCACTTCCAAAAGATATCTAATCCTTATATACACTGTGGAGTTTGATAG GATACATTACCCTTTACCTTTGCCCTATGTGGGTAAACCTGATCCGGCTGCCCTGCAGAAAGAAGTCAGATCCCTCAGGGCCGAGCTCAGCGCCCTCACCTCTCATGGAGTTAACAAATCTGCAGAACTAGAAATACAGCGGCTACGAGCAGA TCTGGCTCGGgtgaaggaggagaaggaggccaTGGCTAAAGTTCTGGAGCAACTACAGATCCGTGCAAGTGAATCTACTCCTGGGCGAGGGGACTGGGGGGTCCGAGATGTGGTGAGGGCACTAGAGGAACAGCTTGTCAAGGAGAGGGTGAAAAGTCAACGCTCGGCAAGCAAGAGATGCCATGAGCAGCAGCTCTTAATGGAGCAG TTGGAGGAGTTGAGGGCATCAGAGTGTGCTCTCCGTGTTCGTGTCAAGAGTCTCACGAATGAGCTGGCGTTACTACGGAGAGG aAGAATTACTCCTGTGTCTGGTCACATCAGCTCTCAAACTGATGGGGAAGTCTATCGTTCTCTGTCGCACGAGAGGAAGCCAGGTTATGGGACGGTAAGAGCTCGCTCAGGATCCAGAGAACGAAGAGAGAACAGAGGCCAAAGGtcagaggaaagaggaaggaGAGCAGACTCTACAGGACAACGTGCTCGCATACCCAGGCCATCACCTTCTCCTACTG GGTTACGGGTACCACGCTTTGACCCAACTGCTTATATCCAGGACAGGCAGCGCAGACAGAAAGAGGCAGAACTTAAAAA ACTGAGGAAGGCACGAAGGGACATGTTGACATCTCCCATTGTCCCTGAAAGGGGGCGTTCGCGTTCCAGAGAGGCCTATCCTCAGATGGCCCGGTCTGGCAGTAGAGGGAGAAGTTTATCTTTGGAGCGGAGAGGGAGCAGGAACTCATCTGAAGGCTCATTAGTGGATATAGATGAAATGGCCAAAACTCTATTCAG AGGAAGAAAACCAGCCTACAATGGACCTGGCATG TCAAGAGGAGGCCTTGTAACCAGGAAGCCATTATGCAGTACTCCATCACATAGAATGAAAGACAAAG AGAGCTCTTTAGATTCAGGTGCTGAGCTGTCTGAGATTGATGCCAGGCTGCAGGCACTTCAGGAATACATGAGGGACCTGGATACAGGACACTGA